From the Cupriavidus necator N-1 genome, one window contains:
- the pcaH gene encoding protocatechuate 3,4-dioxygenase subunit beta: MTRLAQYRRPYWDTQPEYRFDPYASTQKRSPGQPLIALPQSLSEVTGPTFGAEFVREGDNDLTVGNGGEPIGERILVTGRVLDENGRPVPNALIEVWQANAAGRYVHKRDQHDAPLDPHFSGEGRTVTDASGRYQFKTIKPGAYPWRNHHNAWRPQHIHFSLFGNAYATRLVTQMYFPGDPLLPFDPIFNCVPDEKARDRLVASLDWETTQPEYALGYHFDIVLRGRDATPME, encoded by the coding sequence ATGACCCGTCTTGCCCAGTACCGCCGTCCCTACTGGGACACCCAGCCCGAATACCGCTTCGATCCCTATGCCTCGACGCAGAAGCGCTCGCCGGGCCAGCCGCTGATTGCGCTGCCGCAGTCGCTGTCTGAAGTGACCGGTCCCACCTTTGGCGCCGAGTTCGTCCGTGAAGGCGATAACGACCTCACCGTCGGCAACGGCGGCGAGCCCATCGGCGAGCGCATCCTCGTGACCGGCCGCGTGCTGGACGAGAATGGCAGGCCGGTGCCGAACGCGCTGATCGAGGTCTGGCAGGCCAATGCGGCCGGCCGCTACGTGCACAAGCGCGACCAGCATGATGCGCCGCTCGACCCGCATTTCTCGGGCGAGGGCCGCACCGTCACCGATGCCAGCGGGCGCTACCAGTTCAAGACCATCAAGCCGGGCGCCTATCCCTGGCGCAACCACCACAATGCCTGGCGGCCGCAGCATATCCACTTCTCGCTGTTCGGCAACGCCTACGCCACGCGGCTGGTGACGCAGATGTATTTCCCCGGCGATCCGCTGTTGCCGTTCGATCCGATCTTCAACTGCGTGCCGGACGAAAAGGCGCGCGACCGGCTTGTGGCCAGCCTCGACTGGGAGACGACCCAGCCCGAATACGCGCTCGGCTACCATTTCGATATCGTGCTGCGTGGCCGCGATGCCACGCCGATGGAGTAA
- a CDS encoding LysR substrate-binding domain-containing protein yields the protein MKLQGPLALEIFRNRVRLRHLYCFVAVSQTQHLGRAAERLGLTQPAVSKTLSELEELAGTRLLVRQRAGTELTTAGTRFLRHALRILADIDAAADSMAGADALPQERIRLGALPSVVPAVLTDALLRFRAAHPEVGLAVQTGMNRNLIDQLKADVLDLVIGRMDDPVAMESLWFESLGPDSLALAVRPGHPLAAVSRPTLVDALAWPLVIPAAGSIPRHNTESLLARHGLPLPDGCVETSDAYLGRLLARQSDSVWAAPLSATSRAVSEGDLVLLPIDTQGTEEPIGLLRHGDRTLTPMAEALANCIRAAAQPAPAQ from the coding sequence ATGAAACTCCAAGGCCCACTCGCGCTCGAAATCTTCCGCAATCGCGTGCGGCTGCGGCACCTCTATTGTTTCGTGGCCGTGTCCCAGACCCAGCACCTGGGCCGCGCCGCCGAACGCCTGGGGCTGACGCAGCCGGCTGTCTCCAAGACACTGAGCGAGCTCGAGGAACTGGCCGGCACCCGCCTGCTGGTCCGGCAGCGGGCCGGCACTGAACTGACCACCGCCGGCACGCGCTTCCTGCGCCACGCCCTGCGCATCCTCGCGGATATCGATGCCGCGGCGGACAGCATGGCCGGCGCGGATGCGCTGCCGCAGGAGCGCATCCGGCTAGGTGCGCTGCCAAGCGTGGTGCCGGCGGTGTTGACTGATGCCCTGCTGCGTTTCCGCGCCGCGCATCCCGAGGTCGGTCTGGCCGTGCAGACCGGCATGAACCGCAACCTCATCGACCAGCTCAAGGCGGATGTGCTCGATCTGGTCATTGGCCGGATGGACGACCCGGTGGCCATGGAGAGCTTGTGGTTCGAGTCGCTGGGCCCGGACTCGCTGGCACTGGCGGTTCGTCCCGGGCATCCCCTCGCCGCCGTATCGCGGCCAACGCTGGTTGACGCACTGGCGTGGCCGCTGGTGATTCCGGCCGCAGGCTCGATTCCCCGCCACAACACCGAAAGCCTGCTCGCCCGGCACGGCCTGCCGCTGCCGGACGGCTGCGTGGAAACTTCGGACGCCTATCTCGGACGGCTGCTGGCCCGGCAGAGCGACAGCGTGTGGGCAGCGCCGCTCTCGGCCACCAGCCGTGCGGTATCCGAGGGGGATCTGGTACTCCTGCCAATCGATACGCAGGGCACCGAGGAACCGATCGGCCTGCTGCGGCACGGCGACCGCACGCTCACGCCGATGGCCGAGGCGCTGGCGAACTGCATTCGCGCCGCGGCGCAGCCTGCTCCCGCTCAGTGA
- a CDS encoding helix-turn-helix domain-containing protein, with protein MRPVPTYSLYGTNPSELLSNQLHFESIAARSRLHGWEIKPHRHERFLQILYIHSGAGEALLEERREPLRSGSLVTMPPRHIHGFVFTPDTDGMVVTMTDSHLRTLLAGVPDALPLFARPRHDRVRRGHALADTLALVRGEMETVSAWPGASLSALMTLLLIGIARLANATAPAAVRSNSRPARHFQHFQQMLESAYREQKESAHYAGAIGITPTQLNRVCRQACGQSALQMIHARVLAEAQRDLLFSDLEVKYIALSLGFSDAAYFSRFFARLVGQSPTEFRQSGRARLPAAMPPPADAAG; from the coding sequence GTGAGACCTGTCCCGACGTACTCGCTGTACGGCACCAATCCCTCGGAATTGCTGTCAAACCAGCTGCATTTTGAGTCCATTGCCGCGCGCAGCCGCCTGCACGGGTGGGAGATCAAGCCACACCGGCATGAGCGCTTCCTGCAAATTCTGTACATTCACTCAGGCGCCGGCGAAGCCTTGCTGGAGGAGCGGCGCGAACCGCTGCGCAGCGGTTCGCTGGTGACGATGCCGCCACGGCACATCCACGGCTTTGTCTTCACTCCGGACACCGACGGCATGGTTGTGACCATGACCGACAGCCACCTGCGCACGCTGCTGGCCGGTGTGCCGGATGCGCTGCCGCTGTTCGCCCGTCCGCGCCACGACCGCGTGCGCCGGGGCCACGCGCTGGCCGATACGCTGGCGCTCGTTCGTGGCGAGATGGAAACTGTGTCCGCCTGGCCGGGGGCGTCGCTGTCGGCGTTGATGACGCTGCTGCTGATCGGCATCGCGCGGCTGGCCAATGCCACCGCGCCGGCCGCGGTGCGCAGCAACAGCCGGCCCGCGCGGCACTTCCAGCACTTTCAGCAGATGCTCGAGTCAGCTTATCGTGAGCAGAAGGAAAGCGCGCACTATGCCGGCGCCATCGGCATCACGCCCACACAGCTCAACCGCGTGTGCCGCCAGGCGTGCGGGCAGTCGGCCCTGCAGATGATCCATGCGCGCGTGCTGGCCGAGGCGCAGCGCGACTTGCTCTTCAGCGACCTGGAGGTCAAGTACATCGCCCTGTCGCTCGGGTTCTCCGACGCCGCCTACTTCTCGCGCTTCTTCGCGCGGCTGGTAGGACAGTCGCCGACAGAGTTCCGGCAATCGGGGCGCGCGCGGCTGCCGGCAGCCATGCCGCCGCCCGCGGATGCGGCGGGGTGA
- the pcaDC gene encoding bifunctional 3-oxoadipate enol-lactonase/4-carboxymuconolactone decarboxylase PcaDC, producing MPYLDHAGARLFYTVDGPDSAPAILFSNSLGTDHTMWEPQAAALAGRFRVVRYDTRGHGRSTAPGDAFTVAQLGQDVIAILDALGIEQAVFCGLSMGGLTGMWLGIHAPQRFSHIVLANTAAKIGNADGWNTRIDTVLREGMAVMVAPSVERWFTPGFAATAERALDGLRDVLAGLDPRGYAANCAAVRDADFRESVASIQVPVLVIAGSQDPSTPAQEGRELADAIPGARFVELPAAHISSFEQPGRFTAALLDFVRGRLPVTDDHARYDAGLAVRREVLGSAHVDRSLARLTPLNEEFQNLITRYAWGEIWTREGLPRHTRSLLTIAMMVALNRPEELRLHLRAAANNGVTRDEIKEVLLQTAIYCGVPAANSAFHLAEEVFAGMDQAG from the coding sequence TTGCCCTACCTCGACCACGCCGGCGCCCGGCTCTTCTACACCGTTGACGGCCCCGATTCCGCGCCGGCCATCCTCTTCTCGAACTCGCTCGGCACCGACCACACCATGTGGGAGCCGCAGGCTGCCGCGCTGGCAGGGCGCTTTCGCGTGGTGCGCTACGACACCCGCGGCCACGGCCGCTCGACCGCGCCTGGCGATGCCTTTACCGTGGCGCAGCTCGGGCAGGACGTCATCGCCATCCTGGATGCGCTGGGGATCGAGCAGGCGGTGTTCTGTGGCCTGTCGATGGGCGGGCTCACCGGGATGTGGCTGGGCATCCATGCGCCGCAGCGGTTCTCGCATATCGTGCTGGCCAATACCGCCGCGAAGATCGGCAATGCCGACGGCTGGAATACCCGCATCGACACCGTGCTGCGCGAAGGCATGGCCGTGATGGTCGCGCCTTCGGTCGAACGCTGGTTCACGCCGGGGTTTGCCGCCACGGCGGAGCGCGCCCTGGACGGCTTGCGCGATGTGCTGGCCGGGCTCGATCCGCGCGGCTATGCGGCCAATTGCGCGGCCGTGCGCGACGCCGATTTCCGCGAGTCGGTCGCATCGATCCAAGTGCCGGTGCTGGTCATCGCCGGCAGCCAGGACCCGTCGACCCCTGCGCAGGAAGGCCGCGAGCTGGCTGATGCGATTCCCGGCGCCCGCTTTGTCGAACTGCCCGCCGCGCATATTTCCAGCTTCGAGCAGCCCGGCCGCTTCACGGCAGCGCTGCTCGATTTCGTGCGCGGCCGGCTGCCGGTGACCGATGATCATGCGCGCTACGACGCCGGCCTTGCCGTGCGGCGCGAGGTGCTGGGCAGCGCGCACGTGGACCGTTCGCTCGCGCGGCTGACCCCGCTCAACGAGGAATTCCAGAACCTCATCACGCGCTATGCCTGGGGCGAGATCTGGACGCGCGAAGGCCTGCCGCGGCATACGCGCAGCCTGCTGACCATCGCCATGATGGTGGCGCTGAACCGCCCGGAGGAGCTCAGGTTGCATCTGCGCGCCGCCGCCAACAATGGCGTGACGCGCGACGAGATCAAGGAGGTGCTGCTGCAGACCGCGATCTATTGCGGCGTGCCGGCGGCGAACTCGGCCTTTCATCTGGCCGAGGAGGTGTTCGCCGGGATGGACCAGGCCGGCTGA
- the pcaG gene encoding protocatechuate 3,4-dioxygenase subunit alpha has protein sequence MLYATASQTVGPYLHIGLNGLNCADLTASAPELAGQRIVIEGRVTDADGEPVPDGMVEIWQANPAGRYRHPDDARELPLVPGFTGFGRVPTEADGSFRFVTVKPGTVPGPDGRPQAPHIMVSVFMRGLVKHVATRMYFPDEAAANAADAVLALVPAERRGTLIASDAGNGTLRWDVALQGQGETVFFDI, from the coding sequence ATGCTTTACGCCACCGCATCCCAGACCGTCGGCCCTTATCTCCATATCGGCCTGAACGGCCTGAACTGCGCCGACCTGACCGCCAGCGCGCCGGAACTGGCTGGCCAGCGCATCGTGATCGAAGGCCGCGTGACCGACGCCGACGGCGAGCCCGTGCCGGACGGCATGGTCGAGATCTGGCAGGCCAACCCCGCCGGCCGCTACCGCCACCCCGACGATGCGCGCGAGCTGCCGCTGGTGCCTGGCTTTACCGGCTTCGGCCGCGTGCCGACCGAGGCCGACGGCTCGTTCCGCTTTGTCACCGTCAAGCCCGGCACCGTGCCCGGTCCGGACGGCCGGCCGCAGGCGCCGCACATCATGGTGTCGGTGTTCATGCGCGGGCTGGTCAAGCATGTCGCCACGCGCATGTACTTCCCGGACGAAGCGGCCGCCAATGCTGCCGATGCCGTGCTGGCGCTGGTCCCCGCCGAGCGCCGCGGCACGCTGATTGCCAGCGATGCCGGCAACGGCACGCTGCGCTGGGACGTGGCGCTGCAGGGGCAGGGCGAGACGGTGTTCTTCGATATCTGA